One Peromyscus leucopus breed LL Stock chromosome 4, UCI_PerLeu_2.1, whole genome shotgun sequence genomic region harbors:
- the Dpm2 gene encoding dolichol phosphate-mannose biosynthesis regulatory protein isoform X2: protein MATGTDQAVGFGLVAISLIIFTYYTTWVILLFQEIQPKCQTQQCCLSVRSWRSRTWMSRSLTASMSSTSTSCLEPMQSSSPWPQASCYSCLWDCSSPT from the exons ATG gCCACCGGGACAGACCAAGCGGTGGGATTTGGCCTCGTCGCCATCAGCCTGATTATCTTCACCTACTACACTACTTGGGTGATTCTTTTG ttccaggagatccagccaAAGTGCCAGACACAGCAGTGCTGCTTGAGTGTTAGGAGTTGGAGATCCAGGACTTGGATGAG CCGTTCATTGACAGCCAGCATGTCATCCACAAGTACTTCCTGCCTCGAGCCTATGCAGTCCTCATCCCCCTGGCCACAGGCCTCCTGCTACTCCTGTTTGTGG GATTGTTCATCACCTACGTGA